A genomic window from Streptomyces broussonetiae includes:
- a CDS encoding SapB/AmfS family lanthipeptide: MALLDLQTLESEEQHDGGGASTVSLLSCVSAASILLCL, from the coding sequence ATGGCACTGCTCGACCTGCAGACCCTGGAGTCCGAGGAACAGCACGACGGCGGCGGCGCGAGCACCGTGAGCCTGCTCTCCTGTGTCTCCGCCGCGAGCATTCTGCTCTGTCTCTGA
- a CDS encoding SpoIIE family protein phosphatase has product MANVVSERAAVGGTRTAPERAEAALGALGASPGTPDRLRRVLEQALVFAGAAFAGVYTSGDDSGHLALAESVGLPRTLYGLRDGYPADGGSPVAEVHRTGRPRRLGPEELAGCLEARRTPSPDFSLAVLPLGPAGTGCLVAVSEHPGGFGTDDRACLELVARAVAVPAPPGAPADTGELSEDAFCLAMDTGRVEVGDAILRLFGFDRDDFDGRVETLLGRTVPEDLPALMSVVEADHMSIGERELEFRILHSSGAPRWVRLRGRLLAAGDGRPARLVGTVADVSTLRSDVTDVARVQRLAAALATAGTVKDVGAAVVAALRRPLQADRIALAELENDRLVVTVLDPPGPESWPELWRTEWRTEWPDAPVRAMPTLAAALREGRARIWPAGSPLEPALADVGPGGLAVLPLPAAGRMAGACLIGWDDPHDFGPDERALLTACAGLTGQALLRAHAFDAEHELVGMLQRTLLPRRLPRLPGAVAVARYLPTTAGLEVGGDWYDVIPLADNHVAFVIGDVQGHNAGAATLMGQMRTALRAYAAEGHAPDVVVSHANRLLLDMETDLFATCAYVDVDMEQGTAWCVRAGHLEPVLRHPDGTVEIVGAEGGPPLGVLGQAEFPMTPLRLQPGTVIALTTDGLVESVDCDLDTGMARLARELSAADPAHLGLVADALLTGSHRTDDVALLLMRYDGMAVRPLRESWTVWRVPEAVRHARRFTRRTLRTWGIHQDTLDAALLVVSELVTNALVHTDGQVRLDLSLINHRLRLAVADSSPRSPVKPTSIGWEATGGRGILLVEAVSAAWGTVPVSGGKQVWADLVPDR; this is encoded by the coding sequence ATGGCGAACGTGGTGAGCGAGCGCGCTGCGGTCGGCGGGACGAGGACGGCGCCGGAGCGTGCCGAAGCCGCCCTCGGCGCGCTGGGCGCGTCGCCCGGCACGCCGGACCGGCTCCGCCGGGTCCTGGAACAGGCGCTGGTGTTCGCCGGCGCGGCCTTCGCCGGGGTGTACACGTCCGGCGACGACTCCGGCCATCTGGCACTCGCCGAGTCTGTGGGCCTGCCGCGCACCCTGTACGGCCTGCGGGACGGCTATCCGGCCGACGGCGGCTCCCCGGTCGCCGAGGTCCATCGCACCGGGCGCCCGCGCCGCCTCGGCCCCGAGGAGCTGGCCGGGTGCCTCGAGGCCCGCCGCACCCCGTCCCCGGACTTCTCCCTGGCCGTGCTGCCTCTCGGCCCGGCGGGCACCGGCTGCCTGGTGGCCGTCAGTGAGCATCCCGGCGGCTTCGGCACGGACGACCGCGCCTGCCTGGAACTGGTCGCCCGTGCCGTCGCCGTACCCGCCCCGCCCGGCGCCCCGGCCGACACCGGTGAGCTGTCCGAGGACGCCTTCTGCCTCGCCATGGACACCGGCCGGGTCGAGGTCGGCGACGCCATCCTGCGGCTGTTCGGGTTCGACCGGGACGACTTCGACGGCCGGGTGGAGACCCTGCTCGGGCGCACCGTGCCCGAGGACCTGCCCGCACTGATGTCCGTGGTCGAGGCCGACCACATGTCCATCGGCGAGCGCGAGCTGGAGTTCCGCATCCTGCACTCCTCCGGCGCGCCCCGGTGGGTGCGGCTGCGCGGGCGGCTGCTGGCCGCCGGGGACGGCCGCCCGGCCCGGCTGGTCGGCACCGTCGCCGACGTCTCCACCCTGCGCTCCGACGTCACGGATGTGGCCCGGGTGCAGCGCCTGGCGGCAGCCCTCGCCACCGCGGGCACGGTCAAGGACGTCGGCGCCGCCGTCGTCGCCGCCCTGCGCAGGCCGCTGCAGGCCGACCGGATCGCGCTCGCCGAACTGGAGAACGACCGCCTCGTCGTCACCGTCCTCGACCCGCCCGGACCGGAGTCATGGCCCGAGCTGTGGCGCACCGAATGGCGTACCGAGTGGCCCGACGCGCCGGTGCGGGCCATGCCCACCCTGGCTGCCGCGCTGCGCGAGGGCCGCGCCCGGATCTGGCCCGCCGGCAGCCCCCTGGAGCCCGCGCTCGCCGACGTCGGCCCCGGCGGCCTCGCCGTGCTGCCGCTGCCCGCCGCCGGCCGTATGGCCGGTGCCTGCCTGATCGGCTGGGACGACCCGCACGACTTCGGCCCCGACGAACGGGCCCTGCTCACCGCCTGTGCCGGCCTGACCGGCCAGGCCCTGCTGCGCGCCCATGCCTTCGACGCCGAGCACGAACTCGTCGGCATGCTCCAGCGCACCCTGCTGCCGCGCCGCCTGCCCCGGCTGCCCGGCGCGGTCGCCGTCGCCCGCTATCTGCCCACCACCGCGGGGCTCGAGGTCGGCGGCGACTGGTACGACGTGATCCCGCTCGCCGACAACCACGTGGCCTTCGTCATCGGCGACGTCCAGGGCCACAACGCGGGCGCCGCCACCCTGATGGGCCAGATGCGCACCGCGCTGCGCGCCTACGCCGCCGAGGGGCACGCCCCGGACGTGGTCGTCTCGCATGCCAACCGGCTGCTGCTGGACATGGAGACCGATCTCTTCGCCACCTGCGCCTACGTCGACGTCGACATGGAACAGGGCACCGCCTGGTGCGTGCGCGCCGGCCATCTGGAGCCCGTGCTGCGCCACCCGGACGGCACCGTCGAGATCGTGGGTGCCGAGGGCGGACCGCCGCTCGGCGTGCTCGGCCAGGCGGAGTTCCCGATGACCCCGCTCCGGCTCCAGCCCGGCACGGTGATCGCGCTGACCACCGACGGCCTGGTGGAGTCCGTGGACTGCGACCTCGACACCGGCATGGCGCGCCTCGCCCGCGAGTTGTCCGCCGCCGACCCCGCGCACCTCGGCCTGGTCGCCGACGCGCTGCTGACCGGGTCGCACCGCACCGACGACGTGGCCCTGCTGCTGATGCGCTACGACGGCATGGCCGTACGGCCGCTGCGCGAGAGCTGGACGGTGTGGCGGGTCCCGGAGGCGGTGCGGCACGCCCGCCGCTTCACCCGGCGCACCCTGCGCACCTGGGGCATCCACCAGGACACCCTCGACGCGGCTCTGCTGGTCGTCTCCGAACTCGTCACCAACGCCCTGGTGCACACCGACGGTCAGGTCCGTCTCGACCTCAGCCTGATCAACCACCGGCTCCGGCTCGCCGTCGCCGACTCCTCGCCGCGCAGCCCCGTCAAACCCACCAGCATCGGCTGGGAGGCCACCGGCGGGCGGGGCATCCTGCTGGTGGAGGCCGTCTCGGCGGCCTGGGGGACGGTCCCGGTCAGCGGCGGCAAGCAGGTGTGGGCCGATCTCGTGCCCGACCGCTGA
- a CDS encoding ABC transporter ATP-binding protein: MESVNSRDGSAGSVTGRDLSRAALRQGGVRCAALCAVSTAATAAGLLLPALLGHTLDLLLAHAPAGLWIGWCAGVVLLLALLDGCAGVLTGTVGAYTTAWLRRHVTGHVLALGPRATARFGAGDLVARWVGNAAQAGTAPGALAALLAALAGPVGGVVALGLLDPWLAAVFLAGAPVLALLLRAFTRDTSACVADYQRVQGRIAAALAEAIGGTRTIRAAGAEDRETARILAPLPELARAGLRMWQVQGRAAAQAVTVAPLLNLGVLAVAGLLLARHRLSVGEVLAASRYAVLATGVGALVGQLAALGRARAATGRLAEVSAEPRPVYGTRGLPPGPGRLELRAVTARRGGRTVLDGLDLTIPGGTTLALVGRSGAGKSLLAEVAGRLADPDAGEVLLDGVPLRDLTHDALRRAVAYAFERPVLLGSTIEDTLGFGLTARSPAGVRSAARRAHADDFVRRLPAGYATRTADAPRSGGESQRLGLARAFARGGRLVVLDDALSSLDTVTEHRITQTLLAPAPAETRLLIAHRPATAARAHRVAWLDGGRIRAVGTHRELWREAEYRAVFAGEGDGAAGAGAEDGVGGGARTQARG, translated from the coding sequence ATGGAGTCGGTGAACTCCCGTGACGGCAGCGCCGGTTCGGTGACCGGTCGTGACCTGTCGCGCGCGGCGTTGCGGCAGGGTGGCGTGCGCTGTGCCGCGTTGTGCGCGGTGAGTACCGCCGCCACGGCGGCCGGCCTGCTGCTGCCGGCCCTCCTCGGCCACACCCTGGACCTGCTGCTGGCCCACGCCCCCGCCGGCCTCTGGATCGGCTGGTGTGCCGGGGTCGTGCTGCTCCTCGCCCTGCTGGACGGCTGCGCGGGCGTCCTGACCGGCACGGTCGGCGCGTACACCACTGCCTGGCTGCGTCGGCACGTCACCGGGCATGTGCTGGCCCTGGGCCCGCGTGCGACGGCCCGGTTCGGCGCCGGGGACCTGGTGGCCCGGTGGGTCGGAAACGCGGCGCAGGCCGGGACGGCGCCGGGCGCGCTGGCCGCGCTGCTCGCCGCGCTCGCCGGGCCCGTCGGCGGCGTGGTGGCGCTCGGCCTGCTCGACCCGTGGCTGGCGGCCGTGTTCCTCGCCGGGGCGCCGGTCCTGGCCCTGCTGCTGCGCGCGTTCACCCGGGACACCTCGGCGTGCGTGGCCGATTACCAGCGGGTGCAGGGCCGGATCGCCGCCGCGCTGGCGGAAGCCATCGGCGGCACCCGGACGATTCGGGCGGCGGGCGCCGAGGACCGGGAGACGGCCCGGATCCTGGCGCCGCTGCCCGAACTGGCGCGCGCCGGGCTGCGGATGTGGCAGGTGCAGGGGCGGGCCGCCGCGCAGGCGGTCACGGTGGCGCCGCTGCTCAACCTGGGCGTGCTGGCGGTGGCCGGGCTGCTGCTGGCCCGGCACCGGCTGTCGGTGGGCGAGGTGCTGGCCGCCTCCCGGTACGCGGTGCTGGCCACCGGTGTCGGCGCGCTGGTCGGACAGCTGGCCGCGCTGGGCAGGGCCCGCGCGGCGACCGGACGGCTCGCCGAGGTGTCGGCCGAGCCGCGCCCGGTGTACGGCACCCGCGGCCTGCCCCCCGGCCCCGGCCGGCTGGAACTGCGCGCGGTGACCGCACGGCGTGGCGGCCGTACGGTCCTGGACGGGCTGGATCTGACGATCCCGGGCGGCACGACCCTGGCGCTGGTCGGCCGCTCCGGCGCGGGCAAGTCCCTGCTCGCCGAGGTGGCCGGCCGGCTCGCCGACCCGGATGCGGGCGAGGTCCTGCTCGACGGCGTCCCGCTGCGCGACCTCACCCACGACGCGCTGCGCCGCGCCGTGGCCTACGCCTTCGAGCGCCCGGTCCTGCTGGGCTCGACGATCGAGGACACCCTCGGCTTCGGACTCACCGCCCGGTCACCGGCCGGCGTCCGGTCGGCCGCCCGGCGCGCCCACGCCGACGACTTCGTCCGCCGCCTGCCCGCCGGCTACGCGACCCGCACCGCCGACGCCCCCCGCTCCGGCGGCGAGTCCCAACGCCTGGGCCTGGCTCGCGCCTTCGCCCGCGGCGGCCGGCTTGTCGTCCTCGATGACGCCCTGTCCAGCCTCGACACGGTCACGGAACACCGGATCACCCAGACCCTGCTGGCCCCCGCCCCGGCCGAGACCCGCCTACTGATCGCCCACCGCCCGGCGACGGCGGCCCGCGCGCACCGGGTCGCCTGGCTGGACGGCGGCCGGATCAGGGCGGTCGGTACCCATCGGGAGCTGTGGCGGGAGGCGGAGTACCGGGCGGTGTTCGCGGGTGAGGGGGACGGCGCGGCGGGAGCCGGGGCAGAGGACGGCGTCGGCGGCGGGGCCCGGACGCAGGCGCGGGGCTGA
- the qcrB gene encoding cytochrome bc1 complex cytochrome b subunit — MSRAGRRAERIVEAVDARLPALESGPLLRKAFPDHWSFLLGELALYSLLVLFLTGVWLTLFFTPEMREVVYTGPYVPLRGVRMSAAFDSTLHISFDVRGGLLMRQTHHWAALVFVAAIGLHLLRIFFTGAFRRPRELNWAIGLTLFVVSLAEGFAGYSLPDDLLSGTGLRIAQGIMTSIPVAGTYVSFLVFGGPYPAHDIVTRLYPVHILLLPGALIALVTVHLFLVFHLKHTQWRGPGHTVRNAVGKPFFPQFTAASGGLSIIVAGVLVLLAAIAQVNPVWNYGPYRPDQVSTGAQPDWYVGFLEGALRLTPAWETNVAGHTLMWNVLLPAIVLPGLLFAVLYAHPFVEQRITGEGRTERHFCDRPRERPVRTGLGVAGTVFYGVLLLAGGNDVIAQTFRVSVNALTWILRVALVVAPVLAFIVTRWLCRALTSAERGRLEEGVSTGEIRQSVTGGYESDHRPPESFRPGAPRRPLTAARTGTPSRTPREPGLPDR, encoded by the coding sequence ATGAGCCGGGCCGGCCGTCGTGCCGAGCGGATCGTCGAGGCCGTGGACGCCCGGCTGCCCGCCCTGGAGAGCGGCCCTCTGCTGCGCAAGGCGTTCCCCGACCACTGGTCGTTCCTGCTCGGCGAACTCGCGCTGTACAGCCTGCTGGTGCTGTTCCTGACCGGTGTGTGGCTGACGCTGTTCTTCACGCCGGAGATGCGCGAGGTCGTCTACACGGGCCCCTATGTGCCGCTGCGCGGGGTGCGCATGTCGGCCGCCTTCGACTCCACCCTCCACATCAGCTTCGACGTACGCGGCGGACTGCTGATGCGCCAGACCCACCACTGGGCCGCGCTGGTCTTCGTGGCCGCGATCGGCCTGCATCTGCTGCGGATCTTCTTCACCGGGGCCTTCCGTCGGCCCCGCGAGCTGAACTGGGCGATCGGGCTGACCCTGTTCGTGGTCTCGCTCGCCGAGGGCTTCGCCGGCTACTCGCTCCCCGACGACCTGCTCTCCGGGACCGGGCTGCGCATCGCGCAGGGCATCATGACGTCGATCCCGGTGGCCGGCACCTACGTCAGCTTCCTCGTCTTCGGCGGCCCCTACCCGGCGCACGACATCGTCACCCGCCTGTATCCGGTGCACATCCTGCTGCTTCCGGGCGCCCTGATCGCCCTGGTAACCGTGCACCTGTTCCTCGTCTTCCACCTCAAGCACACCCAGTGGCGCGGCCCGGGCCACACCGTGCGCAACGCCGTCGGCAAACCCTTCTTCCCGCAGTTCACGGCGGCTTCGGGCGGCCTGTCGATCATCGTCGCCGGTGTTCTGGTGCTGCTGGCCGCGATCGCCCAGGTCAACCCGGTCTGGAACTACGGCCCCTACCGGCCCGACCAGGTCTCCACCGGCGCCCAGCCGGACTGGTACGTCGGCTTCCTGGAGGGGGCGCTGCGACTGACGCCGGCCTGGGAGACGAACGTGGCCGGGCACACCCTGATGTGGAACGTCCTGCTGCCCGCGATCGTGCTGCCCGGACTGCTGTTCGCCGTGCTGTACGCCCATCCGTTCGTGGAGCAGCGCATCACGGGGGAGGGGCGCACCGAGCGGCACTTCTGCGACCGGCCGCGTGAGCGTCCCGTCCGTACCGGCCTCGGGGTCGCGGGCACCGTCTTCTACGGCGTGCTGCTGCTGGCCGGCGGCAACGACGTCATCGCCCAGACCTTCCGGGTCTCGGTCAACGCCCTCACCTGGATCCTGCGCGTCGCCCTGGTCGTGGCGCCCGTCCTGGCCTTCATCGTGACCCGGTGGCTGTGCCGGGCCCTCACCTCGGCCGAACGCGGCCGGCTCGAGGAGGGCGTGTCCACCGGCGAGATCCGGCAGAGCGTCACCGGCGGTTACGAGAGCGACCACCGGCCCCCCGAGTCCTTCCGGCCCGGCGCGCCGCGCCGGCCGCTCACCGCTGCACGTACTGGAACGCCATCCCGAACACCCCGCGAGCCAGGACTCCCAGACCGATGA
- the lanKC gene encoding class III lanthionine synthetase LanKC: MDKRYEVYALADGHFYDTPDRLQGAGGEAAPLFATARRTVPDGWLAARSGDWLTLTPLGADGAALPSPAQGWKVHSSATATNAERIARIVWDYCVPRRIPFKFVPGPQLLHLRNAKYAGRDTSGKFVTLYPADERQLHEVLRELGALLEGFEGPYILTDLRWGEGPLHVRYGAFARRYVVDERGTLVAAVADGEGRLVPDRRAPSFQVPEWATLPAFLRPHLEARNTTTVGELPYRIEKALHFSNGGGVYVGTDTRDGRRVVLKEARPHAGLAADGADAVARLEREKAALERVAGTGVVPEVRDWFVLGEHRFLVMDHLAGRPLNAFFAQRHPLLTPDPDPARVAAYTAWALRINAAVERAVAAVHARGLVFNDLHVFNIMVDEDEQAVRLIDFEAAAPAAENARQTVAHPGFFAPPDRRGPDVDRYALACLRLALFLPVTTLFVVDRGKAAHLAEVIAEQFPDVPRAYLDEAVAEITRDTAGGRRARTAPPAVPGDWPYSRDSMAKAILASATPERDDRLFPGDIAQFSDGGGLGLAHGAAGVLYALRASGAGRYDEGERWLLDHTAPPPPGTPLGLYDGLAGVALVLDQLGHRQRALDLLDGILRENWRNLASDLHGGLAGLGLVLDELAATTGEQALRRHAVEAADILVRRLAEPVPAAPRRRAGLLRGASGPALFLLRHHERTGEARYLAAAAEALRRDLDCCVTQETGGGLEVDEGRRTLPYLGDGSAGIGLVLDDYLAHADDAGFERARTGILTATTSRFYAQPGLFQGRAGMVLHLARTSAPGATAERLEQQIAGLGWFAMAYQGQLAFPGHQMMRLSMDLATGTAGCLLALAAARDDAGTAHLPFLPPPPAALTRGSALTES; the protein is encoded by the coding sequence ATGGACAAGCGGTACGAGGTGTACGCGCTCGCCGACGGGCACTTCTACGACACGCCCGACCGGCTCCAGGGGGCCGGCGGTGAGGCTGCGCCGCTGTTCGCGACGGCGCGTCGCACCGTCCCGGACGGCTGGCTCGCGGCTCGCTCCGGCGACTGGCTGACGCTGACCCCGCTCGGCGCGGACGGCGCTGCGCTGCCGTCGCCGGCCCAGGGGTGGAAGGTCCACTCCTCGGCGACGGCCACGAACGCGGAGCGGATCGCCCGGATCGTGTGGGACTACTGTGTGCCGCGGCGCATCCCGTTCAAGTTCGTGCCCGGTCCGCAGCTGCTGCACCTGCGCAACGCCAAGTACGCGGGCCGCGACACCAGCGGCAAGTTCGTCACCCTCTACCCTGCGGACGAGCGGCAGTTGCACGAGGTACTGCGCGAACTGGGCGCGCTGCTCGAGGGGTTCGAGGGGCCGTACATCCTCACCGACCTGCGCTGGGGCGAGGGTCCGCTCCACGTCCGCTACGGCGCCTTCGCCCGCCGGTACGTCGTCGACGAACGCGGCACGCTGGTGGCTGCGGTGGCCGACGGCGAGGGCCGGCTGGTGCCGGACCGGCGGGCGCCGTCCTTCCAGGTGCCCGAGTGGGCGACCCTGCCCGCGTTCCTGCGACCGCACCTCGAGGCCCGCAACACCACCACGGTCGGCGAGCTGCCGTACCGCATCGAGAAGGCGCTGCACTTCTCCAACGGTGGCGGGGTGTACGTCGGGACCGACACGCGCGACGGACGCCGGGTGGTGCTCAAGGAGGCCCGGCCGCACGCGGGGCTGGCCGCCGACGGCGCGGACGCGGTGGCCCGGCTGGAGCGGGAGAAGGCGGCGCTCGAGCGGGTCGCCGGGACCGGTGTGGTGCCCGAGGTACGGGACTGGTTCGTACTCGGCGAGCACCGGTTCCTGGTCATGGACCATCTGGCGGGCCGCCCGCTCAACGCCTTCTTCGCCCAGCGGCATCCGCTGCTCACCCCCGACCCCGACCCGGCGAGGGTCGCCGCGTACACGGCGTGGGCGCTGCGGATCAACGCGGCGGTGGAGCGGGCGGTCGCGGCGGTGCATGCGCGCGGGCTGGTCTTCAACGACCTGCACGTGTTCAACATCATGGTGGACGAGGACGAACAGGCGGTCCGGCTCATCGACTTCGAGGCCGCCGCCCCCGCTGCCGAGAACGCCCGGCAGACCGTCGCCCACCCCGGCTTCTTCGCACCGCCGGACCGGCGCGGCCCGGACGTCGACCGCTATGCGCTGGCCTGTCTGCGGCTCGCCCTGTTCCTGCCGGTGACCACCCTGTTCGTGGTGGACCGCGGCAAGGCCGCGCATCTGGCCGAGGTGATCGCCGAGCAGTTCCCGGACGTGCCGCGCGCCTACCTGGACGAGGCGGTCGCCGAGATCACCCGGGACACGGCGGGCGGACGGCGCGCCCGGACGGCCCCGCCGGCCGTGCCCGGCGACTGGCCCTACAGCCGCGACTCGATGGCGAAGGCGATCCTGGCCTCGGCCACGCCGGAGCGCGACGACCGGCTCTTCCCCGGTGACATCGCCCAGTTCTCGGACGGCGGCGGCCTCGGCCTCGCGCACGGCGCGGCAGGCGTCCTGTACGCGCTCCGGGCGTCCGGGGCCGGCCGCTACGACGAGGGCGAGCGCTGGCTGCTCGACCACACCGCCCCACCGCCGCCCGGCACCCCGCTCGGCCTGTACGACGGGCTCGCGGGCGTCGCCCTGGTGCTGGACCAGCTGGGCCATCGGCAGCGGGCGTTGGACCTGCTGGACGGCATCCTGCGGGAGAACTGGCGCAACCTCGCCTCGGACCTGCACGGCGGACTCGCCGGGCTCGGTCTGGTCCTCGACGAACTCGCGGCCACCACGGGTGAACAGGCGCTTCGGCGCCATGCAGTGGAGGCCGCCGACATCCTCGTACGGCGTCTGGCCGAACCGGTGCCGGCAGCCCCGCGTCGGCGCGCCGGGCTGCTGCGCGGCGCGAGCGGGCCGGCCCTGTTCCTGCTCCGGCACCACGAACGGACCGGCGAGGCACGCTACTTGGCCGCGGCGGCCGAAGCGCTCCGCCGTGACCTGGACTGCTGTGTGACCCAGGAGACGGGCGGCGGCCTGGAGGTGGACGAGGGCCGGCGGACACTGCCCTACCTCGGCGACGGCAGCGCGGGCATCGGCCTCGTCCTGGACGACTACCTCGCGCATGCGGACGACGCCGGGTTCGAGCGCGCCCGGACCGGCATCCTCACCGCCACCACCTCCCGCTTCTACGCCCAGCCCGGCCTTTTCCAGGGCCGCGCCGGAATGGTCCTGCACCTCGCCCGCACCTCGGCCCCGGGCGCCACCGCGGAGCGGCTGGAGCAGCAGATCGCCGGGCTCGGCTGGTTCGCGATGGCCTACCAGGGCCAACTCGCCTTCCCCGGGCACCAGATGATGCGTCTTTCCATGGACCTTGCCACCGGTACGGCAGGCTGCCTGCTCGCGCTCGCCGCGGCCCGCGACGACGCCGGCACCGCGCACCTGCCCTTCCTGCCGCCGCCACCGGCGGCCCTCACCCGCGGCTCCGCACTGACGGAGTCGTGA
- a CDS encoding response regulator transcription factor: MIRVLLVHDACLERSVLAEWLDREPGLAVDDTPWRNAAARIRSLSPDVCAADLACVDGHGTPPIGELSPARNGGRPPALVVLAHANRPGLLKRAAEAGALGFVDKAGSPDRLVHAIRSVAVRERFVDASLGFGFLKAAQMPLTRRELSVLSLAAGGASIAEIAGSLHLSHGTVRNYMASITRKTGARNRIDAIRISRGEGWL; the protein is encoded by the coding sequence ATGATCCGGGTACTTCTGGTGCACGACGCGTGTCTGGAGCGATCGGTGCTGGCGGAATGGCTGGACCGGGAACCGGGTCTCGCCGTGGACGACACGCCGTGGCGGAACGCCGCCGCGCGCATACGGTCCTTGTCGCCGGACGTGTGCGCGGCGGACCTGGCCTGCGTCGACGGCCATGGCACACCCCCGATCGGTGAGCTGTCCCCGGCGCGGAACGGCGGCCGGCCGCCGGCGCTGGTGGTGCTGGCCCACGCGAACCGGCCGGGCCTGCTCAAACGGGCCGCCGAGGCGGGCGCCCTCGGTTTCGTCGACAAGGCGGGCTCACCGGACCGGCTGGTGCACGCCATCCGCAGCGTCGCAGTGAGGGAACGTTTCGTCGATGCCTCGCTCGGCTTCGGATTCCTCAAGGCGGCCCAGATGCCGCTGACCAGACGCGAGCTGAGCGTCCTGTCCCTGGCGGCCGGCGGTGCCTCGATAGCGGAGATCGCCGGGAGCCTGCATCTGTCCCACGGCACGGTCCGCAACTACATGGCGTCGATCACCCGCAAGACGGGGGCCCGCAACCGGATCGACGCCATTCGCATATCGCGCGGGGAAGGGTGGCTGTGA
- a CDS encoding ATP-binding cassette domain-containing protein gives MLLRLGAWSLLEAGQTFLAGYALARALDAGFLAGDVRTGLLWLGAAGLAVGAGAYGTGRVYGVVAALVEPARDQLVTAVVGRGVREADPGALSGLTQQVELARDTLAGVVMVSRSFLFTAAGALIGLFSLAPLLLAVVLPPLLAGVALFAATLRPLARRQEAFLTADEALAGELGALCPGLRDVTAAGAEERAAADVGERIDAELRTARALARWSLARTAALAVGGELPVVLLLLTTPWLLRRGVTPGALVGALAYVTQSLLPALQNLVHGLGTSGSRLTVVLRRLTRAPLVCGEPHGRPPTPRGRQEPSVPRSPDSPALTLASVTFAYGPDAEPVLDGLDLTLPTGAHLAVVGPSGIGKSTLTGLVCGLLTPQRGTIRVYGNPAPAPQATVLIPQEAYVHGGTLAENLSLFRPDPVPEAELLAAADAVGLAPLLRMLGGPGARVDPAGLSAGERQLIALTRAYLSPAPLALLDEATCHLDPEAEARAERAFAARPGGTLVIVAHRLSSARRAGRILVMDGTRTVCGTHEELLRTSALYRSLTAGWTPHQAPLPS, from the coding sequence GTGCTGCTGCGGCTGGGTGCCTGGTCCCTGCTGGAGGCGGGGCAGACCTTCCTCGCCGGGTACGCGCTTGCGCGGGCGCTGGACGCCGGCTTCCTGGCCGGGGACGTACGCACGGGCCTGCTGTGGCTGGGGGCGGCGGGGCTCGCCGTGGGTGCCGGGGCGTACGGCACCGGGCGGGTGTACGGCGTGGTCGCCGCGCTGGTCGAACCGGCCCGGGACCAGCTGGTGACGGCGGTCGTCGGGCGTGGGGTGCGGGAGGCGGACCCGGGCGCGCTGTCCGGGCTCACCCAGCAGGTGGAACTGGCCCGGGACACGCTCGCGGGCGTGGTGATGGTCTCGCGCTCGTTCCTGTTCACCGCCGCCGGTGCGCTGATCGGCCTGTTCTCGCTGGCGCCGTTGCTGCTGGCGGTCGTGCTGCCGCCCCTGCTGGCCGGTGTGGCCCTGTTCGCGGCGACGCTGCGGCCGCTGGCTCGCCGTCAGGAGGCGTTCCTCACCGCCGACGAGGCGCTGGCCGGGGAGCTGGGCGCACTGTGCCCGGGGCTGCGGGACGTCACGGCGGCCGGTGCCGAGGAGCGGGCCGCGGCGGACGTCGGGGAGCGGATCGACGCCGAGCTGCGCACCGCCCGCGCCCTGGCCCGCTGGAGTCTGGCCCGTACGGCCGCGCTGGCCGTGGGCGGTGAGCTGCCCGTGGTCCTGCTGCTGCTCACCACACCCTGGCTGCTGCGCCGCGGCGTCACCCCGGGCGCGCTGGTCGGCGCGCTGGCCTATGTCACCCAGTCCCTGCTCCCGGCCCTGCAGAACCTGGTCCACGGCCTGGGCACGAGCGGCTCCCGCCTGACGGTCGTCCTGCGCAGACTGACCCGCGCGCCCCTGGTGTGCGGGGAACCGCACGGCCGGCCACCCACACCCCGCGGCCGCCAGGAGCCGTCGGTTCCCCGCTCCCCGGACTCCCCCGCCCTGACCCTCGCCTCCGTCACCTTTGCTTACGGCCCCGACGCCGAACCGGTCCTCGACGGCCTCGACCTCACCCTCCCCACCGGCGCCCACCTGGCCGTCGTGGGCCCCAGCGGCATCGGGAAATCGACGCTCACCGGACTGGTCTGCGGCCTGCTCACCCCCCAGCGCGGCACGATCCGGGTGTACGGAAACCCCGCCCCCGCGCCGCAGGCAACCGTGCTGATCCCGCAGGAGGCGTACGTCCACGGCGGCACCCTCGCCGAGAACCTGTCCCTGTTCCGCCCGGATCCCGTGCCGGAGGCGGAGCTGCTGGCCGCCGCCGACGCGGTCGGGCTGGCCCCGCTGCTGCGGATGCTGGGCGGACCCGGCGCCCGGGTCGATCCGGCCGGGCTGTCGGCCGGCGAGCGCCAGCTGATCGCGCTGACCAGGGCCTATCTCTCGCCGGCCCCGCTCGCCCTGCTGGACGAGGCGACCTGCCATCTCGACCCGGAGGCGGAGGCGCGCGCCGAACGGGCCTTTGCCGCGCGCCCCGGCGGCACGCTCGTGATCGTCGCCCACCGTCTCAGCTCCGCCCGCCGTGCCGGGCGGATCCTGGTCATGGACGGCACGCGCACCGTCTGCGGCACCCACGAGGAGCTGCTGCGCACCTCGGCCCTCTACCGGAGCCTGACCGCAGGCTGGACACCACACCAGGCCCCCCTGCCCTCCTAG